The following proteins are co-located in the Candidatus Bathyarchaeota archaeon genome:
- a CDS encoding CehA/McbA family metallohydrolase, which translates to MPLRIDMHVHTKYSCDAFITPEELAVYSKRRRLDGVAIADHDTVGGLREFSKIRSLLIIPGIEITTKQGHVLALNINTTVKAGLSFAETIDEIHDADGLAIVAHPTAFFKGIEEEQLNRNFDAMEVINSSAVPFSFSVRKNREMANKLNLPQTGGSDAHYAPEVGMAYTLVDAEAGINEIVKAIKNGAVKPFGRSIPWSMRLKREFASLRRILSGRF; encoded by the coding sequence TTGCCTTTAAGAATTGACATGCACGTTCACACAAAATATTCTTGTGACGCTTTTATTACACCCGAAGAGTTGGCCGTTTACTCGAAAAGGCGGCGTCTAGACGGAGTTGCCATAGCAGACCATGACACTGTCGGGGGATTACGGGAGTTCAGCAAAATTCGAAGTCTACTAATTATTCCTGGAATTGAGATTACGACGAAGCAAGGCCATGTTTTGGCACTAAACATCAACACTACTGTTAAGGCTGGTTTATCTTTTGCTGAAACTATCGACGAAATTCATGACGCTGACGGACTGGCAATAGTTGCTCATCCGACCGCGTTCTTTAAGGGAATCGAGGAGGAACAGCTTAATCGAAATTTCGATGCAATGGAAGTCATCAACTCTTCTGCAGTACCATTCTCTTTTTCAGTGCGTAAAAACCGGGAAATGGCGAATAAACTTAATCTTCCTCAAACAGGGGGGAGTGATGCTCATTATGCGCCTGAAGTTGGAATGGCCTATACTCTTGTTGACGCTGAAGCAGGTATTAACGAGATAGTTAAAGCGATAAAAAACGGAGCCGTGAAGCCTTTCGGTAGATCGATACCTTGGAGTATGAGGTTAAAAAGGGAATTTGCAAGCCTTAGGAGAATTTTATCTGGAAGGTTTTAG